A single Vespa crabro chromosome 21, iyVesCrab1.2, whole genome shotgun sequence DNA region contains:
- the LOC124431409 gene encoding cell wall protein DAN4-like, with translation MRILCVLCTLLVITVTSLARPQDGESTTKTTTALPLTTAIKKNDSLSGTPASIGKSNEKPNNAVTYTTPSVTTVEKQKEHEEIMTTPTKTATLVTSDSKIDSTSAITLSDKISTTTAAASTDITTTTTTITTTATGITTTSNIVPTETRFYSNITTAVPVTTACPPISGRHFDGLSFLGGIILTVCLIGIGIFLCKYCKHVCEDKYRTL, from the exons atgAGGATACTTTGTGTACTGTGCACTTTGCTCGTCATCACTGTCACATCGTTAGCACGCCCGCAGG ATGGAGAAAGTACCACCAAGACTACTACTGCTCTACCTTTGACAActgcaattaaaaaaaatgattctcTGAGCGGTACACCAGCATCAATAGGAAAATCTAATGAGAAACCTAACAATGCTGTTACTTATACTACTCCAAGTGTTACTACtgttgaaaaacaaaaggaacatGAAGAAATTATGACTACTCCCACAAAAACTGCAACTCTTGTAACATCAGATTCAAAGATTGATTCGACTTCTGCAATTACATTAAGCGATAAAAtctctactactactgctgctgcatCTACCGACATcacaactactactaccactattactactactgcaACTGGTATTACCACTACTTCCAATATAGTTCCAACCGAAACGAGATTCTATTCTAATATAACTACAGCTGTACCAGTTACAACTGCATGCCCTCCAATATCAGGCCGCCATTTTGATGGTCTTAGTTTTCTAG gTGGCATAATTTTAACTGTCTGCTTAATTGGAATTGGAATTTTTCTTTGCAAATACTGTAAACACGTCTGTGAAGATAAATATCGTACTCTATGA